The proteins below come from a single Nostoc sp. KVJ3 genomic window:
- a CDS encoding ATP-binding protein, which produces MIEFAAITSVISKYAPQASQIIIKQAQKNEAVIKVLQELKLNPTQIPDDVDTVYVYALVRYGVFKPEAILNLFRERVIKDYFWDAYSNNTPSKFVENTKRFLNQNSELKTQIINAKINFLGELEEFGEVFITIAKQTRASRYQPYPDWNLDVYPKEFKALIFEKTRLFCGRDFVFKAIQKFFTTQPKGYFTVVGDAGMGKSAIAAKYILATKVPCYFNVFAEGRNKPEKFLASIRQQLIKRHSLQNADNADLRTLLQKASEELKGQKLVIVVDALDEVEQEGNNNLLDLPQNLPDGVYFFLTRRPYNQETKRLALSPDTPVDELDLTKRDYTALSQEDVKEYIQLFFNNDYKLRSWINERNISEDNFTQEIAVKSENNFIYLRYILPGISEGKYNDLTLKGLPQGLHDYYMTHWNRMGMDKESNEKKVKILYILVERGEPISINMISEIIDEDEYEVKSVLNDWVEYVKSEVNEDDQKTYYSIYHQSFLEFLKGQDKLGKGRKLFKEVNKSMANFMLKEMA; this is translated from the coding sequence ATGATAGAATTTGCCGCGATTACTTCTGTTATTAGTAAATATGCTCCTCAAGCTAGTCAAATAATCATTAAACAAGCTCAAAAAAACGAAGCTGTCATCAAAGTTTTACAGGAATTAAAACTCAATCCTACCCAAATTCCTGATGATGTTGATACTGTTTATGTTTACGCTCTGGTAAGGTATGGTGTATTTAAGCCAGAAGCAATTTTAAACCTGTTTAGAGAGAGAGTAATTAAAGATTATTTTTGGGATGCTTATAGTAATAATACTCCCTCTAAGTTTGTAGAAAATACAAAAAGGTTTCTTAATCAAAATAGCGAATTAAAAACGCAGATAATCAATGCCAAAATCAATTTCTTAGGTGAATTAGAAGAATTTGGTGAAGTTTTTATTACAATCGCTAAACAAACGAGAGCATCACGATATCAGCCTTACCCAGATTGGAATTTAGATGTTTATCCCAAAGAATTTAAAGCTTTAATTTTTGAGAAAACGCGCTTATTTTGCGGTCGTGATTTTGTGTTCAAGGCTATTCAAAAATTCTTCACCACTCAACCAAAGGGTTATTTTACCGTGGTTGGGGATGCAGGGATGGGTAAAAGTGCGATCGCTGCTAAATATATTTTAGCTACTAAGGTTCCTTGTTATTTTAATGTTTTCGCAGAAGGACGCAACAAACCAGAAAAGTTTTTAGCAAGTATTCGTCAACAATTAATTAAGCGTCATTCTCTCCAAAATGCAGACAACGCTGATTTAAGGACTTTATTGCAAAAAGCCAGTGAAGAACTAAAAGGACAAAAGCTTGTCATAGTTGTTGATGCACTAGATGAAGTAGAACAAGAAGGAAATAATAATCTTTTAGATTTACCACAAAATCTTCCCGATGGAGTCTATTTTTTCCTGACTAGAAGACCTTATAATCAAGAAACAAAGCGTTTAGCTTTGTCTCCAGATACTCCTGTAGATGAATTAGATTTAACAAAGCGTGATTACACAGCTTTGAGTCAGGAAGATGTAAAAGAGTATATTCAATTATTTTTTAATAATGATTATAAACTAAGAAGTTGGATTAATGAGCGCAATATTTCTGAAGATAATTTTACTCAGGAAATAGCTGTCAAGAGTGAAAATAATTTCATATATTTACGCTATATATTACCCGGAATCTCTGAAGGTAAATACAATGATTTAACTTTAAAGGGATTACCACAAGGTCTTCATGACTATTATATGACTCATTGGAATCGGATGGGGATGGACAAAGAATCCAATGAAAAAAAGGTAAAAATACTGTATATATTGGTAGAAAGAGGTGAGCCAATATCTATAAACATGATTTCGGAAATTATTGATGAGGATGAATATGAGGTGAAATCAGTATTAAATGATTGGGTTGAGTATGTAAAGTCGGAAGTAAATGAAGATGACCAAAAAACTTACTATAGTATTTATCATCAGAGTTTTCTAGAATTTCTCAAAGGTCAAGACAAACTCGGTAAAGGTCGAAAACTCTTTAAAGAAGTTAATAAGAGTATGGCTAATTTCATGCTGAAGGAGATGGCATAA
- the pheT gene encoding phenylalanine--tRNA ligase subunit beta, giving the protein MRISLNWLRELVEIKLSPEELAETLTMAGFEVEDIEDRRTWANGVVVGKVLERQPHPNADKLSVCQVDIGADETLNIVCGAANVKADIYVPVATTGTYLPNIDLKIKPAKLRGVPSQGMICSLKELGLPTDVDGIHIFTQENLPLGSDVRPLLGLDDVILDLTATANRADALSMVGVAREVAALTDGKLSIPEPGEVSITKNAGNLTLKIADTQACPAYIGTVIEQVKIAPSPEWLQQRLRAAGVRPISNVVDITNYVLLEWGQPLHAFDCDRLKSVASSKNLTIGVRFASAGESLKTLDEQTRTLSTQNLLITANDRPVALAGVMGGEETEVHEGTQSLVLEAALFDSVAIRRSSRSAGLRSEASGRYERGVNRAELEIANRRALSLISELASGILVQQEIADTRPDPSTWSRSIALRLDRVNQILGPIDLGEDTGELQEQDIERILTALGCQLTPSGEDSNHQPTWSVSVPPYRYRDLEREIDLIEEIARLYGYNRFCDTLPEKSEGGYLPLDEELIRKLRAFLRAEGLTELIHYSLVKPGEDRQIVLSNPLFAEYSALRNDLISGLIDAFQYNLEQGNGSLNGFEIGQIFWREEDGLQETEALAGIVGGDISVGKWSKSGREEPITWFEAKGILESVFRQLALEVEFQPDCRDHRLHPGRTASLWIRGNRLGIFGQLHPQLRREKGLPDSVYVFQLDLDVLLESLGQDEVLIPAFQPYSTYPASDRDIAFFAPVKISVSEIQKVITKASKDLLESVELFDEYRGENVPEGQRSLAFRLVYRASDRTLTEAEVEPVHNKVREALVEKFGVNLRS; this is encoded by the coding sequence ATGCGTATTTCTCTAAATTGGCTGCGCGAACTAGTAGAGATAAAACTTAGTCCAGAAGAATTAGCCGAAACCCTGACAATGGCAGGGTTTGAGGTTGAAGATATTGAAGACCGCCGCACTTGGGCCAATGGCGTGGTTGTCGGGAAAGTGCTTGAGCGTCAGCCCCACCCCAACGCCGATAAATTAAGTGTTTGCCAAGTTGATATCGGTGCTGATGAGACTCTAAATATTGTCTGTGGCGCTGCCAATGTGAAGGCAGATATCTATGTACCGGTAGCAACTACGGGTACTTACTTACCCAACATCGATTTAAAAATTAAACCTGCAAAATTGCGTGGTGTCCCATCTCAGGGCATGATTTGTTCTTTAAAGGAACTTGGTTTACCCACTGATGTAGACGGAATTCATATTTTTACTCAAGAAAATTTACCATTGGGTAGTGATGTGCGTCCGTTGTTGGGTTTAGATGATGTAATTTTAGACCTGACAGCAACTGCTAATCGCGCTGATGCTCTGAGTATGGTAGGTGTAGCACGGGAAGTAGCAGCTTTAACTGATGGAAAGTTGAGCATTCCTGAACCTGGTGAAGTCTCTATTACCAAAAATGCTGGAAATTTAACTTTAAAAATTGCCGATACCCAAGCTTGTCCTGCATACATTGGTACGGTAATTGAACAGGTAAAAATTGCTCCATCTCCTGAATGGCTGCAACAACGTTTACGGGCTGCTGGGGTACGTCCCATCAGTAATGTTGTGGACATTACTAATTACGTTTTGTTGGAATGGGGACAACCACTACACGCCTTTGACTGCGATCGCTTAAAATCAGTTGCAAGTAGCAAAAATTTAACCATCGGTGTCCGCTTTGCCTCTGCTGGAGAATCCCTCAAAACCCTGGATGAACAAACTCGCACCCTCTCAACCCAAAATTTGTTAATTACCGCCAACGACAGACCCGTTGCCCTGGCGGGAGTTATGGGTGGTGAAGAAACGGAAGTCCATGAAGGGACTCAAAGCCTAGTTTTAGAAGCAGCGTTATTTGATTCCGTAGCAATTCGCCGTTCTTCCCGCAGTGCTGGCTTAAGAAGTGAAGCTTCTGGCAGATATGAACGGGGAGTTAACCGCGCTGAGTTGGAAATAGCTAATCGCCGCGCCTTATCCTTAATTAGCGAATTGGCTAGTGGAATTCTTGTCCAGCAGGAAATTGCCGACACCCGCCCCGATCCTTCTACCTGGAGTCGTTCGATTGCACTGCGTTTAGACCGAGTTAACCAGATTTTGGGGCCAATCGATTTGGGAGAGGATACAGGTGAACTCCAAGAACAAGATATTGAGCGTATCCTGACTGCGTTGGGATGTCAGTTGACTCCTTCAGGAGAAGATAGCAACCATCAACCTACATGGTCAGTTTCTGTTCCACCCTATCGTTACCGCGACTTAGAGCGAGAAATTGATTTAATTGAAGAAATCGCCCGACTCTATGGTTACAACAGATTCTGTGATACTTTACCAGAAAAATCCGAAGGTGGTTATCTGCCTTTAGACGAGGAATTGATTCGCAAATTACGGGCTTTCCTCCGGGCTGAAGGGTTGACAGAATTAATTCACTATTCTTTAGTCAAACCGGGAGAAGACAGACAGATAGTACTGTCAAATCCTTTATTTGCCGAATATTCAGCGCTGCGAAACGATTTGATATCTGGGTTGATTGATGCCTTTCAATACAATTTAGAGCAAGGTAATGGTTCCTTGAACGGCTTTGAAATCGGACAAATTTTCTGGCGAGAAGAAGACGGTTTGCAAGAAACAGAAGCCTTGGCGGGAATTGTGGGCGGGGATATTTCCGTTGGCAAATGGTCAAAAAGTGGACGCGAAGAACCCATCACCTGGTTTGAAGCCAAAGGCATTTTAGAAAGTGTATTTCGACAACTTGCCTTGGAAGTAGAATTCCAACCCGATTGCCGAGATCATCGCTTACATCCAGGACGCACCGCTTCTTTGTGGATTCGGGGTAATAGGCTGGGTATTTTTGGACAACTCCATCCCCAATTGCGAAGAGAAAAAGGCTTACCAGATTCCGTTTATGTTTTCCAGTTGGATCTAGATGTGCTTTTAGAATCTTTAGGACAAGATGAAGTCCTCATTCCGGCATTCCAGCCCTATTCTACCTATCCAGCTAGCGATCGCGACATCGCCTTTTTTGCACCCGTGAAAATCTCAGTTAGCGAAATTCAAAAAGTAATTACCAAAGCGAGCAAAGATTTGCTCGAATCGGTGGAATTATTTGATGAATATCGCGGCGAAAATGTCCCCGAAGGGCAGAGGAGTCTAGCATTTCGTCTAGTTTATCGGGCTAGCGATCGTACCCTGACTGAGGCAGAAGTTGAACCAGTACACAATAAAGTCCGCGAAGCCTTGGTGGAAAAATTCGGCGTAAATCTGAGGAGTTAG
- a CDS encoding type II toxin-antitoxin system Phd/YefM family antitoxin, with translation MSPKTFNIADLSDNLADLLSDIQNHIEVTLTRQGVPWARVLPLSEPQEQPVVPKAGLNRGSMVMSDDFDEPLPDSFWGL, from the coding sequence ATGTCACCAAAAACTTTCAATATTGCTGATTTATCGGATAATTTAGCTGATTTATTGTCAGATATCCAAAATCATATTGAAGTGACGCTAACTCGGCAGGGTGTCCCTTGGGCAAGGGTTTTGCCTTTGTCTGAACCCCAGGAACAGCCTGTAGTTCCCAAAGCGGGTTTAAATCGTGGCTCTATGGTAATGAGTGATGATTTTGATGAGCCTTTACCAGATTCTTTTTGGGGTTTATGA
- a CDS encoding response regulator transcription factor, which translates to MATVLVVEDAPSQLELINSFLRDSGYTVIKAYDAKDGMSKAINNRLDAIITDVVMPEISGFEFCRLLKKNPVTQKVPIIICSSKNQPIDRIWGMRQGANVYLTKPFTKQQLINALKSLVE; encoded by the coding sequence ATGGCTACAGTTTTAGTTGTTGAAGATGCTCCTTCTCAGTTGGAATTAATCAATAGTTTTTTAAGAGACAGTGGATACACAGTAATTAAAGCTTATGATGCCAAAGATGGGATGAGTAAGGCAATAAATAATCGTCTAGATGCGATTATTACTGATGTGGTAATGCCAGAAATTAGCGGTTTTGAGTTCTGTCGCCTCTTGAAAAAAAATCCAGTTACTCAAAAAGTACCAATTATTATTTGTAGTTCTAAAAATCAGCCTATTGATCGGATTTGGGGAATGCGACAAGGTGCAAATGTTTATTTAACTAAGCCTTTTACTAAACAACAATTAATAAATGCGCTTAAATCTCTTGTGGAGTAG